A part of Streptomyces sp. NBC_01451 genomic DNA contains:
- a CDS encoding phosphoribosyl-ATP diphosphatase: MSNKTFEELFTELQHKAATGDPATSRTAELVGKGVHAIGKKVVEEAAEVWMAAEYEGKEAAAEEISQLLYHVQVMMVARGISLDDVYAHL, encoded by the coding sequence ATGTCCAATAAGACGTTCGAGGAGCTCTTCACCGAGCTCCAGCACAAGGCCGCCACGGGCGATCCCGCCACCTCACGCACCGCGGAGCTGGTCGGCAAGGGTGTCCATGCCATCGGCAAGAAGGTCGTAGAAGAGGCCGCCGAGGTCTGGATGGCCGCCGAGTACGAGGGCAAGGAAGCAGCCGCCGAGGAAATCTCGCAGCTGCTCTACCACGTCCAGGTGATGATGGTCGCCCGCGGAATCTCGCTGGACGACGTGTACGCACACCTGTAA
- the hisG gene encoding ATP phosphoribosyltransferase, with product MLRIAVPNKGSLSGPAAEMLHEAGYQQRRESKELRIVDPENEVEFFYLRPRDIAIYVSSGRLDIGITGRDLLIDSGANAEEILPLGFARSTFRFAGKPGTAAGIQDLAGLTVATSYEGIVAKHLADHGVDASVVHLDGAVETAIELGVAEVIADVVETGTSLRNAGLEVFGEPIMKSEAIVIRRVGAEAEEPKVGQFLRRLQGVLVARTYVMMDYDCRVEQLEKAVALTPGLESPTVSPLHNEGWVAVRAMVPSKEAQRIMDDLYDIGARAILTTAIHACRL from the coding sequence ATGCTGCGCATCGCCGTCCCCAACAAGGGTTCCCTGTCAGGACCTGCGGCGGAGATGCTGCATGAGGCCGGCTACCAGCAGCGCCGTGAGTCCAAGGAACTGCGCATCGTCGACCCGGAGAACGAGGTCGAGTTCTTCTACCTCCGCCCCCGCGACATCGCGATCTACGTCTCCTCGGGCCGCCTCGACATCGGCATCACCGGCCGCGACCTCCTCATCGACTCCGGGGCCAACGCGGAGGAGATCCTCCCGCTCGGCTTCGCCCGCTCCACCTTCCGCTTCGCCGGCAAGCCCGGCACCGCGGCCGGCATCCAGGACCTGGCCGGCCTGACCGTGGCCACCTCGTACGAGGGAATCGTCGCCAAGCACCTCGCCGACCACGGCGTCGACGCCTCCGTCGTCCACCTGGACGGCGCCGTCGAGACCGCGATCGAACTCGGCGTCGCCGAGGTCATCGCGGACGTCGTCGAGACCGGCACCTCGCTGCGCAACGCGGGCCTGGAGGTGTTCGGCGAGCCCATCATGAAGTCCGAGGCGATCGTCATCCGCCGGGTCGGTGCGGAGGCCGAGGAGCCCAAGGTCGGGCAGTTCCTCCGCCGTCTTCAGGGCGTCCTGGTGGCCCGGACGTACGTGATGATGGACTACGACTGCCGCGTCGAGCAGCTGGAGAAGGCCGTCGCCCTGACGCCCGGTCTCGAGTCGCCGACCGTCTCGCCGCTGCACAACGAGGGCTGGGTCGCCGTCCGCGCGATGGTCCCCTCCAAGGAGGCCCAGCGGATCATGGACGATCTGTACGACATCGGCGCGCGGGCCATTCTGACCACGGCCATCCACGCCTGCCGCCTCTGA
- a CDS encoding PH domain-containing protein, with protein MQTPPTAPVPPALPALPVTFRPGRTRAVLATASVAIFVVITTIALLLENLGPGERLSFVFTGALLASVLLLLSRPKVVVDESGVTVVNIASKRRLDWAEILRVNLRPGDPWVFLDLSDGTSLPALGIQPGIAKQRAIEDARTLRALAEARSAGAPEQDQG; from the coding sequence ATGCAGACTCCGCCCACCGCACCCGTTCCCCCGGCGCTGCCCGCGCTGCCCGTCACTTTCCGGCCGGGCCGCACCCGGGCCGTGCTGGCGACCGCGAGCGTCGCGATCTTCGTCGTCATCACGACGATCGCGCTGCTCCTGGAGAACCTCGGCCCGGGGGAGCGCCTCAGCTTCGTCTTCACCGGCGCGCTGCTCGCCTCCGTACTCCTGCTCCTGTCCCGGCCGAAGGTGGTCGTCGACGAGTCCGGAGTCACCGTCGTCAACATCGCGAGCAAGAGGCGTCTGGACTGGGCGGAGATCCTCCGGGTGAACCTCCGGCCGGGCGACCCCTGGGTGTTCCTCGACCTCAGCGACGGTACGAGCCTGCCCGCGCTCGGCATCCAGCCGGGCATCGCCAAACAGCGTGCCATCGAGGACGCGCGCACCCTGCGGGCGCTCGCCGAGGCGAGGTCCGCGGGTGCCCCCGAACAAGATCAGGGCTGA
- a CDS encoding hemolysin family protein yields the protein MTTPLLLLAAAFLLILANGFFVAAEFGLITVERPDAEKAAAEGDRRARTVVESLKELSFQLSGTQLGITITSLVVGMLAEPALAELLHGPFTSVGLPEGAVPTVSVIFGMLLASAVQMVIGELVPKNWAVSRPLQVARFVAGPQHAFSRLFRPVIAGLNAVANRLVRALGVEPTAELASARTPGELVSLARHSAQAGTLEQDTADLFVRTLSLGELTAQHVMTPRVRVSALQSSATAEDVVNLTRATGLSRFPVYRERIDEIVGMAHLKDALAVPAGDRLRTPVVRIAKSPLLVPETLPVQPLLELLRSQQPIAVVVDEYGGTAGVVTLEDIVEELVGEVHDEHDDVLNEPTELAAAPPEDGRPAWDADGSCRVDILQRIGLDVPQGPYETVAGLVADLLGRIPVPGDRAELPGWRLSVRQVGHYRAERVRLIRAESGTNTADLADRTVEAAR from the coding sequence ATGACCACCCCCCTGCTGCTCCTTGCTGCGGCATTCCTGCTGATCCTGGCCAACGGCTTCTTCGTGGCCGCCGAGTTCGGCCTCATCACGGTCGAGCGGCCGGACGCGGAGAAGGCCGCCGCCGAGGGCGACCGACGGGCCCGTACGGTCGTCGAGTCGCTCAAGGAACTGTCCTTCCAGCTCTCCGGCACCCAGCTCGGCATCACCATCACCTCCCTCGTCGTCGGCATGCTCGCCGAACCGGCGCTCGCGGAGCTGCTGCACGGCCCGTTCACCTCGGTCGGCCTGCCCGAAGGGGCCGTCCCGACCGTCTCGGTGATCTTCGGCATGCTGTTGGCCTCGGCCGTGCAGATGGTGATCGGCGAACTCGTGCCCAAGAACTGGGCGGTCTCCCGGCCGCTTCAGGTCGCCCGTTTCGTGGCCGGCCCGCAGCACGCCTTCTCCCGCCTCTTCCGCCCGGTGATCGCCGGGCTCAACGCGGTGGCCAACCGCCTGGTCCGTGCCCTGGGCGTCGAACCCACCGCGGAACTGGCCTCGGCCCGCACCCCGGGCGAACTGGTCTCCCTGGCCCGGCACTCGGCCCAGGCCGGCACGCTGGAACAGGACACCGCGGACCTCTTCGTACGGACGCTGTCGCTGGGCGAGCTGACCGCGCAGCACGTCATGACCCCACGTGTGCGGGTCAGCGCCCTTCAGTCGTCGGCCACCGCCGAGGACGTCGTCAACCTGACCCGGGCCACCGGGCTGTCCCGCTTCCCCGTCTACCGGGAGCGGATCGACGAGATCGTCGGCATGGCCCACCTCAAGGACGCCCTCGCGGTGCCCGCGGGGGACCGGCTGCGCACACCGGTCGTGCGGATCGCCAAGTCACCCCTGCTGGTCCCCGAGACGCTTCCCGTGCAGCCGCTGCTCGAACTGCTGCGCAGCCAGCAGCCCATCGCCGTCGTCGTCGACGAGTACGGCGGTACGGCGGGCGTGGTCACTCTGGAGGACATCGTCGAGGAACTCGTCGGCGAGGTCCACGACGAGCACGACGACGTGCTCAACGAACCGACCGAACTCGCCGCCGCCCCGCCCGAGGACGGCCGTCCCGCCTGGGACGCCGACGGCAGCTGCCGGGTCGACATCCTCCAGCGGATAGGCCTCGACGTGCCGCAGGGTCCGTACGAGACGGTCGCCGGTCTCGTCGCCGACCTGCTGGGCCGGATTCCGGTCCCCGGTGACAGGGCCGAACTGCCCGGCTGGCGCCTGTCGGTCCGCCAGGTCGGCCACTACCGGGCCGAGCGGGTACGCCTGATCAGGGCAGAGAGCGGAACGAACACCGCGGACCTCGCGGACCGCACGGTGGAGGCGGCCCGATGA
- a CDS encoding hemolysin family protein, which yields MSVLQLLFALLLVLANGFFVGAEFALVSVRRSQIEPLGTARARQVLYGLERLPQMMAAAQFGITVCSLTLGAVAEPTVAQLLEPVFEAAHLPEGMIHPLGYVIALAVVVFLHLVVGEMLPKNLAMAAPEKTALWLSPGLVAFARVCGPVTVGLGACARLVLKLFRVEPKDEVEAVFTSEQLNRLVEDAGQAGLLDPGEQERLEDALELGSRPVTDVLLDRESLVTVGPSVTPGQVVALTARTGYSRFPVVADNGAFMGYLHVKDVLDLEESERAVPQHIWRSMTTLRSELPLDDALTVMRRAATHLAQVADGSGRVIGLVAMEDVLELLVGEVRDPAHRQSPPKPKPKPKLTEPRAEAQEEALAG from the coding sequence ATGAGCGTCCTCCAACTCCTCTTCGCCCTTCTCCTCGTGCTCGCCAACGGCTTCTTCGTGGGCGCCGAGTTCGCCCTCGTCTCCGTCCGCCGAAGCCAGATCGAACCGCTCGGTACGGCACGGGCCCGTCAGGTGCTGTACGGCCTGGAACGGCTGCCGCAGATGATGGCCGCCGCCCAGTTCGGCATCACCGTCTGCTCCCTCACCCTGGGCGCGGTCGCCGAACCGACCGTGGCCCAGCTGCTGGAACCGGTCTTCGAGGCGGCCCACCTGCCCGAGGGCATGATCCACCCGCTGGGTTACGTCATCGCGCTCGCGGTGGTGGTCTTCCTCCACCTGGTCGTGGGGGAGATGCTCCCGAAGAACCTGGCGATGGCGGCGCCCGAGAAGACCGCCCTGTGGCTGAGCCCGGGTCTCGTCGCCTTCGCCCGCGTGTGCGGGCCGGTCACGGTGGGCCTGGGCGCCTGTGCACGACTCGTCCTGAAGCTCTTCCGCGTCGAGCCCAAGGACGAGGTGGAGGCGGTCTTCACCAGCGAACAGCTCAACCGCCTGGTGGAGGACGCCGGCCAGGCCGGGCTGCTCGACCCCGGTGAGCAGGAACGCCTGGAGGACGCGCTGGAACTGGGCTCCCGCCCGGTCACCGACGTCCTCCTCGACCGCGAGTCCCTGGTGACGGTCGGTCCGTCGGTCACCCCGGGCCAGGTCGTCGCCCTCACCGCCCGCACCGGGTACTCCCGCTTCCCGGTGGTGGCGGACAACGGCGCCTTCATGGGCTACCTGCACGTGAAGGACGTACTGGACCTGGAGGAGTCGGAACGGGCGGTGCCGCAGCACATCTGGCGCTCCATGACGACACTGCGGTCGGAGCTCCCGCTGGACGACGCGTTGACGGTGATGCGCCGGGCGGCGACGCACCTGGCCCAGGTCGCGGACGGTTCGGGCCGGGTGATCGGCCTGGTCGCCATGGAGGACGTGCTGGAACTCCTGGTGGGCGAGGTACGCGACCCGGCCCACCGCCAGTCACCTCCGAAGCCGAAGCCGAAGCCGAAGTTGACGGAGCCGAGGGCGGAGGCCCAGGAGGAGGCACTGGCCGGGTAG
- a CDS encoding AAA family ATPase: protein MDFGRQGPEAPADLAWLRGVDAYTMGAYPQAEEEFRTAVRMDPGMADGWLGLHALRVDTTTALLRMFRHRERFGEQRSRHRRTLNSWYWLGWWVQPVLESPRDLLLAHASHWLDGRHVPELDRALAGLPPVDTDPQVRFLHACRAYLVKDWEQLVRHTDPLINDAMLGIEAGLFGGMARVRLEMFRQAEPLLSSALMRCRSEQPQRKELRYWLARAHEGTGRSAAALPLYRAVHRVDAAFMDTSARLAAISEGDGYDEAADLAAITLTGIGQELLESPDGIDPLFGGEGRDLKLSEPELPPPGSPLPSATDSVREKAALPVQPLPTGPTDPALLEEALAQLECMVGLEPVKRQVKALSAQLNMARLRAGQGLPVQPPKRHFVFSGPSGTGKTTVARILGRVFYALGLLGGDHLVEAQRADLVGEYLGQTAVKANELIDSAIGGVLFVDEAYSLSNSGYGKGDAYGDEALQVLLKRAEDNRDHLVVILAGYPEGMDRLLAANPGLSSRFTTRVDFPSYRPLELTSIGEVLAAENGDVWDEEALDELRSIAGHVVDQGWIDELGNGRFLRTLYEKSCAYRDLRLSVYPGMLTRDDLSTLRLPDLMQAYGEVLSGRGPQDPSAP from the coding sequence ATGGACTTCGGCAGGCAGGGCCCCGAGGCCCCGGCCGACCTCGCCTGGCTGCGAGGTGTGGACGCCTACACGATGGGCGCCTATCCGCAGGCGGAGGAGGAGTTCCGCACCGCGGTGCGGATGGATCCGGGGATGGCCGACGGCTGGCTCGGACTGCATGCGCTGCGCGTCGACACGACGACCGCGCTGCTACGGATGTTCCGGCACCGCGAGCGCTTCGGGGAGCAGCGTTCCCGCCACCGCCGGACCCTCAACTCCTGGTACTGGCTGGGCTGGTGGGTGCAGCCCGTGCTCGAAAGCCCGCGCGATCTGCTGCTCGCGCACGCCTCGCACTGGCTGGACGGCCGCCATGTGCCGGAGCTGGACCGTGCGTTGGCCGGTCTGCCACCGGTGGACACCGACCCGCAGGTTCGTTTCCTGCACGCGTGCCGCGCCTATCTCGTCAAGGACTGGGAGCAACTGGTCCGGCACACCGACCCGTTGATCAACGACGCGATGCTGGGTATCGAGGCGGGCCTGTTCGGCGGGATGGCCCGGGTGCGCCTGGAGATGTTCAGGCAGGCCGAGCCGCTGCTGTCGTCCGCGTTGATGCGCTGTCGCAGTGAGCAGCCACAGCGCAAGGAGCTGCGGTACTGGCTGGCGCGGGCCCACGAGGGTACGGGCCGCTCTGCCGCGGCCCTGCCCCTGTACCGGGCCGTGCACCGGGTGGACGCCGCGTTCATGGACACCTCGGCGCGGCTCGCCGCGATCTCCGAGGGCGACGGGTACGACGAGGCGGCCGACCTCGCGGCCATCACGCTCACCGGAATCGGGCAGGAGCTGCTGGAGAGCCCGGACGGCATCGACCCCCTCTTCGGCGGCGAGGGCCGCGACCTGAAGCTCTCGGAGCCCGAACTCCCGCCCCCCGGCAGCCCGTTGCCGTCGGCGACCGACTCGGTGCGGGAGAAGGCCGCCCTGCCCGTGCAGCCGCTGCCGACCGGCCCGACCGACCCCGCGCTGCTGGAGGAGGCACTGGCCCAGCTGGAGTGCATGGTGGGCCTGGAACCGGTGAAGCGCCAGGTGAAGGCGCTCTCCGCACAGCTGAACATGGCGCGGCTGCGGGCGGGGCAGGGACTGCCGGTACAACCCCCGAAGCGGCACTTCGTCTTCTCGGGCCCGTCGGGCACCGGCAAGACGACCGTGGCCCGCATCCTCGGGCGGGTGTTCTACGCGCTCGGGCTGCTCGGCGGCGACCATCTGGTCGAGGCGCAGCGGGCGGACCTGGTCGGCGAGTATCTCGGCCAGACCGCTGTGAAGGCCAACGAGCTGATCGACTCCGCGATCGGGGGCGTCCTGTTCGTCGACGAGGCCTACTCGCTCTCCAACTCCGGGTACGGCAAGGGCGACGCGTACGGCGACGAGGCGCTGCAGGTGCTGCTGAAACGGGCCGAGGACAACCGGGACCACCTGGTGGTGATCCTGGCCGGCTATCCGGAGGGCATGGACCGGCTCCTCGCCGCCAACCCCGGGCTGTCGTCCCGCTTCACGACCCGCGTCGACTTTCCCTCGTACCGTCCGCTCGAACTGACCTCCATCGGTGAGGTGCTGGCGGCGGAGAACGGTGACGTGTGGGACGAGGAGGCGCTGGACGAGCTGCGCTCGATCGCCGGGCATGTGGTGGACCAGGGGTGGATCGACGAGCTGGGCAACGGGCGGTTCCTGCGGACGCTGTACGAGAAGAGCTGTGCGTACCGGGATCTGCGGCTGTCGGTGTATCCGGGGATGCTGACGCGGGACGACTTGTCGACCTTGCGACTGCCGGACCTCATGCAGGCATACGGGGAGGTTCTGTCCGGGCGCGGGCCCCAGGATCCGTCGGCCCCCTGA
- a CDS encoding uridine kinase family protein produces the protein MSAFQRPPGTAIHDLARTLRRLPPSCGPVRLIAVDGHAGSGKTTFTGQLAAALDGAPVLHLDDIATHDELFEWTRRLLGQVIEPLRRGDNASYAPYNWTSRHFGPARTLPAAPVMLIEGVGAGRRALRPFLARLLWMELADEEAWARGRSRDGAEQSEFWAGWVGAERRHFAADPSRPFADLLVRQCGEGYEVHPGPAGSIGADQDLTHRDGPSAVC, from the coding sequence ATGTCCGCATTCCAGCGCCCTCCGGGAACCGCCATCCACGACCTCGCACGCACTCTTCGCCGACTGCCGCCCTCCTGCGGCCCGGTCCGGCTGATCGCCGTCGACGGACACGCGGGGTCCGGGAAGACCACGTTCACCGGACAGCTGGCCGCCGCTCTCGACGGGGCGCCCGTGCTCCACCTCGACGACATCGCCACCCACGACGAACTGTTCGAGTGGACGCGACGCCTGCTCGGCCAGGTGATCGAGCCCCTGCGGCGCGGCGACAACGCCTCCTACGCCCCCTACAACTGGACGTCCCGGCACTTCGGACCGGCCCGGACGCTGCCGGCCGCGCCCGTGATGCTGATCGAGGGGGTCGGGGCCGGACGTCGTGCGCTTCGGCCGTTTCTGGCGCGGCTGTTGTGGATGGAACTGGCGGACGAGGAGGCCTGGGCGCGCGGACGTTCGCGGGACGGGGCGGAACAGAGCGAGTTCTGGGCCGGGTGGGTCGGCGCGGAACGCCGGCACTTCGCCGCGGACCCCTCACGTCCGTTCGCCGACCTGTTGGTACGACAGTGCGGCGAGGGGTACGAGGTACACCCGGGGCCTGCCGGGAGCATTGGAGCAGACCAGGATCTCACTCACCGTGACGGCCCATCGGCTGTGTGCTGA